A single region of the Streptomyces caelestis genome encodes:
- a CDS encoding MMPL family transporter: MGAARTSTRRRRAVPWLVLGLWIGVLALASPFAAKLSDVQRDRAVDYLPASADSTQVAKIQDQLPGGETTEMVVVYHRDGGLTAADKATAAEQIERIAGAHRLTAEPQGIPSTDGTTLMYPVASNEPGTDEEARDALVNDVRDVAKGGDGLSVDVGGEGALATDAAEIYNSLDGPLLYTTAAVVALLLILIYRSPFLWLVPLAVAGVADYLSMGVAYGLHQAFDLSVSGQSSGIMTILVFGAGTDYALLLVARYREELRRVERPYDAMAAALRGCGPAVLASSGTVAAGLLCLLAADLNSSRGMGPAGTVGVLCALAAMLTLLPALLVLFGRRVFWPLVPRYGSTPKARRSLFAAMGSSAGRRPRTVLAGGAVLLGVLALGALNLPGSLKQEDSFTSKPEAVAAMETLAAAYPERGTQPLTVITPTGHADATLAEIEDTRGVDSAERGRSGDGWTEITVLAASAPQSAGETATIEALRDTLDGSYVGGPSAEQLDLKDTNARDRLIVVPLVLVSVLLILIALLRSLVAPLLLVAAVVAVWGAALGIGGLVFGPVFGFEGTDPGLGLLSFVFLVALGVDYGIFLMHRMREESLNGAEPVPAALTALRTTGGVIASAGLVLAATFAVLASMPMVQLVQLGFVIAVGVLLDTFLVRTYLVTSASVALRRKVWWPGALSREPEPAVQPKAPQPVGASAQ; encoded by the coding sequence ATGGGGGCCGCAAGGACAAGCACACGGCGACGGCGGGCCGTGCCCTGGCTCGTGCTCGGGCTGTGGATCGGCGTGCTCGCGCTCGCCTCGCCGTTCGCGGCGAAGCTCTCGGACGTCCAGCGAGACCGGGCCGTCGACTACCTGCCGGCGAGCGCCGATTCCACGCAGGTGGCGAAGATCCAGGATCAGCTGCCCGGCGGCGAGACCACCGAGATGGTCGTCGTCTACCACCGGGACGGCGGACTGACCGCCGCCGACAAGGCGACGGCCGCGGAGCAGATCGAACGGATCGCGGGTGCGCACCGGCTCACCGCCGAGCCGCAGGGCATCCCCTCCACGGACGGCACCACCCTGATGTATCCGGTCGCCAGCAACGAGCCCGGCACCGACGAGGAGGCCCGGGACGCCCTCGTCAACGACGTACGGGACGTCGCGAAGGGCGGCGACGGCCTGAGCGTCGACGTCGGCGGAGAGGGGGCGCTGGCCACCGACGCCGCCGAGATCTACAACTCCCTCGACGGACCGCTGCTCTACACCACTGCCGCAGTCGTCGCGCTGTTACTCATCCTCATCTACCGCAGCCCGTTCCTGTGGCTCGTACCCCTCGCCGTCGCCGGCGTCGCCGACTACCTGTCGATGGGCGTGGCCTACGGGCTGCACCAGGCGTTCGACCTCTCGGTCTCCGGCCAGAGCTCCGGCATCATGACGATCCTCGTGTTCGGCGCGGGCACCGACTACGCGCTGCTGCTGGTGGCCCGGTACAGGGAGGAACTCCGGCGCGTCGAGCGGCCCTACGACGCCATGGCCGCCGCGCTGCGCGGCTGCGGGCCCGCCGTGCTCGCCTCCTCCGGTACCGTCGCGGCCGGTCTGCTGTGCCTGCTCGCCGCCGACCTCAACTCCAGCCGGGGCATGGGCCCGGCCGGCACGGTCGGCGTGCTGTGCGCGCTGGCCGCCATGCTGACCCTGCTGCCCGCTCTCCTCGTGCTGTTCGGCCGCCGCGTCTTCTGGCCGCTGGTGCCCCGCTACGGCAGCACGCCCAAGGCCCGCCGGTCGCTGTTCGCCGCGATGGGCAGCTCCGCCGGACGCCGGCCGCGCACCGTGCTCGCCGGCGGTGCCGTCCTGCTCGGCGTCCTCGCCCTGGGCGCGCTGAACCTGCCCGGCAGCCTCAAACAGGAGGACTCCTTCACCAGCAAGCCCGAGGCGGTCGCCGCCATGGAGACCCTGGCCGCCGCCTACCCCGAGCGCGGCACCCAGCCCCTCACCGTCATCACGCCCACCGGCCACGCCGACGCCACCCTCGCCGAGATCGAGGACACCCGGGGTGTGGACAGCGCCGAGCGGGGCCGCAGTGGCGACGGGTGGACGGAGATCACCGTCCTGGCCGCCTCCGCGCCGCAGTCGGCGGGCGAGACGGCCACCATCGAGGCCCTGCGCGACACACTCGACGGCTCCTACGTCGGCGGCCCCAGTGCCGAGCAGCTCGACCTGAAGGACACCAACGCCCGCGACCGCCTGATCGTCGTACCGCTCGTGCTCGTCTCCGTGCTGCTGATCCTGATCGCCCTGCTGCGGTCGCTCGTCGCGCCGCTGCTCCTGGTGGCCGCTGTGGTCGCCGTGTGGGGCGCGGCGCTCGGCATCGGCGGACTCGTCTTCGGGCCGGTCTTCGGCTTCGAGGGCACCGACCCGGGACTGGGGCTGCTGTCCTTCGTGTTCCTGGTGGCGCTGGGCGTCGACTACGGCATCTTCCTGATGCACCGGATGCGTGAGGAGTCCCTGAACGGCGCCGAACCGGTACCGGCCGCACTGACCGCGCTGCGCACGACGGGCGGCGTCATCGCCTCCGCGGGGCTCGTCCTCGCGGCGACCTTCGCGGTGCTCGCCAGCATGCCGATGGTGCAACTCGTCCAGCTGGGCTTCGTCATCGCGGTGGGCGTGCTGCTCGACACCTTCCTCGTCCGCACCTATCTCGTGACCAGCGCGAGCGTGGCGCTGCGGCGCAAGGTGTGGTGGCCGGGCGCGCTGTCCCGCGAGCCCGAACCCGCGGTCCAGCCAAAGGCACCGCAGCCCGTGGGCGCCTCCGCCCAGTGA
- a CDS encoding tellurite resistance TerB family protein gives MLPGRGRNGHAARFSSILGTRTAWTPAGDGEFFCPGCGGDRNYQRLTGQRRFTLLGLPVLPRGETGPVVECAACRRHFGTDVLDHPTTTRFSAMLRDAVHTVALAVLAAGGAGSRAALEAAVLAVRAAGFDDCTEEQLAALVEALEADTGRITGEPCGAGLAIELHEALDPLAPHLATVGRESILLQGARIALADGPYTPAERDVLATVGAALTICSDDVTRVLAEAARTPS, from the coding sequence GTGCTGCCAGGACGGGGACGAAACGGCCATGCCGCCAGGTTTTCGAGCATCCTGGGCACCCGTACCGCGTGGACGCCCGCGGGTGACGGGGAGTTCTTCTGCCCCGGCTGCGGCGGCGACCGCAACTACCAGCGGCTGACCGGACAGCGCCGCTTCACGCTGCTCGGGCTGCCCGTGCTCCCGCGCGGCGAGACCGGCCCGGTCGTGGAGTGCGCCGCCTGCCGCCGCCACTTCGGCACGGACGTCCTCGACCATCCGACGACCACCCGCTTCTCCGCGATGCTCCGCGACGCCGTGCACACCGTCGCCCTCGCGGTGCTGGCCGCGGGCGGCGCCGGTTCCCGCGCGGCGCTGGAGGCCGCGGTGCTCGCCGTGCGCGCGGCCGGCTTCGACGACTGCACCGAGGAGCAGCTGGCCGCGCTCGTGGAGGCGCTGGAGGCGGACACCGGCCGGATCACCGGGGAGCCCTGCGGTGCGGGGCTGGCCATAGAGCTGCACGAGGCGCTGGACCCGCTCGCCCCGCACCTCGCCACGGTCGGCCGCGAATCGATCCTTCTCCAGGGGGCGCGCATCGCCCTGGCGGACGGGCCGTACACCCCCGCCGAGCGGGACGTGCTCGCGACGGTGGGGGCGGCGCTCACCATCTGCTCGGACGACGTGACCCGGGTGCTGGCGGAGGCGGCGCGTACGCCGTCGTAG